In Archangium violaceum, the following are encoded in one genomic region:
- a CDS encoding 2,3,4,5-tetrahydropyridine-2,6-dicarboxylate N-succinyltransferase produces the protein MSSIESLSQRVSAAFADRAKLKEADYAAAVRETLALLDAGELRVAEKGPEGWKVNAWVKEAILLFFAISDMKVMEVEPFEFFDKIPLKKGLEGAGVRVVPPGVVRYGAFVERGAVVMPGYVNIGARVGAGTMVDTWATVGSCAQVGRDVHLSGGVGLGGVLEPPTASPVIIEDRAFIGSRCIVVEGVLVEEEAVLGANVVLTASTPIIDVSGPEEKVYKGRVPARSVVIPGMKEKQFPAGRYMVPCALIIGQRKESTDKKTSLNAALRDFAVPV, from the coding sequence ATGTCCTCCATCGAGAGTCTTTCCCAGAGGGTGTCCGCGGCCTTCGCGGACCGGGCGAAGCTGAAGGAAGCCGATTACGCCGCGGCGGTGCGCGAGACGCTGGCGCTGCTGGACGCGGGCGAGCTGCGGGTGGCCGAGAAGGGCCCCGAGGGCTGGAAGGTGAACGCCTGGGTGAAGGAGGCCATCCTTCTGTTCTTCGCCATCTCCGACATGAAGGTGATGGAGGTGGAGCCCTTCGAGTTCTTCGACAAGATTCCGTTGAAGAAGGGGCTGGAGGGGGCGGGCGTGCGCGTGGTGCCGCCGGGCGTGGTGCGCTATGGGGCCTTCGTGGAGCGCGGGGCGGTGGTGATGCCCGGCTATGTGAACATCGGCGCGCGCGTGGGCGCGGGGACGATGGTGGACACCTGGGCCACGGTGGGCAGTTGCGCGCAGGTGGGGCGTGACGTGCACCTGTCGGGCGGCGTCGGACTGGGCGGGGTGCTCGAGCCACCCACCGCCTCGCCGGTCATCATCGAGGACCGCGCCTTCATCGGCAGCCGCTGCATCGTGGTGGAGGGCGTGCTGGTGGAGGAGGAGGCGGTGCTGGGCGCCAACGTGGTGCTCACGGCCTCCACGCCCATCATCGACGTCTCCGGCCCCGAGGAGAAGGTCTACAAGGGCCGGGTGCCGGCGCGCAGCGTCGTCATTCCGGGCATGAAGGAGAAGCAGTTCCCCGCCGGCCGCTACATGGTGCCGTGCGCGCTCATCATCGGGCAGCGCAAGGAGAGCACGGACAAGAAGACGAGCCTCAACGCGGCCCTGCGCGACTTCGCCGTGCCGGTATAG
- a CDS encoding PRC-barrel domain containing protein, translating into MGAAWMESPFERRSIQHAMKVRDQDGKVLGKVACIGETVLFVRQRFSRRLWAVPLSHVERVTGQGVYVSGREHAAVEPVGDRLRTEIITAVHPLAEPPRTHA; encoded by the coding sequence ATGGGTGCAGCCTGGATGGAGTCCCCTTTCGAGCGGCGCTCGATTCAGCACGCGATGAAGGTGCGGGATCAGGACGGGAAGGTGCTGGGGAAGGTGGCGTGCATCGGAGAGACGGTCCTGTTCGTGCGCCAGCGCTTCTCCCGCAGGCTCTGGGCGGTGCCCCTGTCCCATGTGGAGCGGGTGACGGGGCAGGGCGTGTACGTTTCGGGCCGGGAGCACGCCGCCGTGGAGCCGGTGGGAGACCGGCTGCGCACGGAGATCATCACGGCAGTCCATCCGTTGGCCGAGCCCCCGCGGACGCACGCATGA